The following is a genomic window from Caproiciproducens sp. CPB-2.
TCGGCGGGCTCTGCATCAGCGAGCTGGCCTCCCGCGCCGACCGCCCCGGCGGGATCATCACGTATGTGGAGGAATTCGCGAGCGAAAAACTCGCCTGTGGGATGGGCTGGTTCCAGATTTTTGTGTATTTTCCCACCATTGCCGCGGTGGTTTCGTGGGTGGTCGGCATTTACATCTGCCTTTTGTTCGGATGGGAAGGCACACTGGAAAATCAAATGCTGATCGGCTTTCTCTTTTATACGCTGAACTTTGTGATGAATTCCCTGTCCGCCAGGCTGGGAGGTGGGTTCCAGAATTTTTCCACCATCAGCAAGATGCTTCCTTTGGCCGTCATTGCGGTATGCGGCCTGTTTTTCGGCAATCCCGCCAAAGGATTTCAAAGCGTTGCCCCCTCTACCCTGGGGGGAGCGGCCTGGCTTTCCGCCATTGGGCCGATTGCCTATTCCTTTGACGGCTGGTCCATTTCCACTTCCATTGCGCCGGAAATCCGCGATTCCAAAAAGAACCTGCCCCGCGCGCTGGTGATTGCGCCGGTCATTATCCTGATTACCTATGTCGCGTATTTTGTCGGCGTTTCCAGCCTGCTGGACCCTCAGAAAATCGTCGCGCTGCAGGACGCTCATGTCTATACGGTCGCTAAAAATCTGTTCGGCGGTTTCGGTGCGCAGCTGGTCCTGATTTTCGTTATTATTGCGGTAATGGGTACGGCAAACGGCATTATTCTGGGTTATATCCGCCTTCCGTACTCCATGGCTCTGCGAGGAAAAGGGATGTTCCCGCTTGCCGGAAAGCTCTCAAAGCAGGATGGAAAACATGGAATGCCGGTGAATTCCGCAATCTTCTGCTATGTTATCACCACGTTCTGGGCGGCAATTCATTTTATCACCGTCAAATTCGGGCTGCTCCCCAATTCGGATGTTTCTGAAATCGCTATCGTTATGAGCTATATTTTTTATATTATTCTGTACTACAAGGTGTTTGCGCTTTACCGCGCGGGAGAAATCAAAAGTGCTTTCCGCGGGGTTGCCGTTCCCATTCTGGCGACGCTCGGCTCCCTCTTCATCCTTTCAGGCGGCCTGCAAAGCAAGCTCTTCTTCCTGTACGCGGCGTTCTGCATTCTGGTGGTGCTGGCTGCTCTGCTTTATTACCGGAGGCACCATTTATCTGTTTCATAAAATTGAATGGACAGCTTTTAAGGCAGGGACTTATGTAAGGCATAAAATTGCCTGCCTTTCAAACCGACAATAAAAAGGACTCAGAACTATCTTTGTTCTGAGTCCTTTTGCTATGGGTCAATAGGGCTGTTTGGTCCCCGAATATATGAAAGGGATTCCATAAAACCGTCAGAACCCATTGAAATTTTGCTGTCCGGATTGATTCTTTGTGCCTGACAAAGCTCTCCTTTCATGTCAGAATTCTCTAAATGGATGTATTACCAAGCTATCAATTCAGCTGTGAAACAGATATGATGAAATCGATTTCATTATTTAAATTGTCTAATTATACTTTATATAATTAGGTAATATTATAATTGATATCTAAAAAATATTAAGATATAATAAAAGCACACTAAGAGATGAACCAAATAATTTATAAATTTATGAAACCAGTTTTATAAATTTTCTGCAACAAAATCTTTGCGAAGGGTGTATTGACCATTGCTTACAATAAAAGACATCGCAAAAATTGCAAAAGTATCCCCTGCAACGGTTTCCAGAGTCATCAATAACAGCGGCTATGTAAAGATGGAAACCAGAGCTATTGTGGAGGAAACTATCCGCGAAAACGGATATGTTCCCAATGTTCTGGCAAGAAACCTGAGTAAAAACGAAACAAATACCATTGGCGTTGTAGTACCGGATATCAACAATCCGTTTTTTGGCGAGGTCATCAAGGGAATTACAATGAAAGCGGAGAAATCCAACCTGAATATTCTGCTCTGTGACACCAACGAGCGCGAAGAGAACGAGCGGCGCTCGCTGAAAATGCTGAAAGGGCAGAAGCTGAAGGGAATCATTATTACGCCGACCTCAGACGCAAATGAATTCAATGCGGAATATCTGAAATTTATGGAAAGCATCGGCATTCCCATTGTCCTGATCGACAGAGATGTGAAGCATTCCAAATTTGACGGCGTGTTTATTGATAATATTGCCGGTACCTTTGAGGGAATGCAGGCGCTGATTCAGAACGGGCACCGGCGGATCGCCATTATCGCGGGCCCCAAGACTTCCAAGCCGGGGCGCGACCGTCTCAGAGGGTATAAACAGGCCCTCGAAGCCTATCAGATTCCGTTGGACGAAAACCTGATTTTCTACGGCGATTTCAGGCTTGAAAGCGGATATGAAATCACGAAGAAGATATTTGCCATGTCGCCGCTTCCCACCGCTATTTTTTCTTCCAACAATATGATGACGCTTGGGTGCATTAAATATCTGAATGAAACCGGGAAGAAGATCGGGGAAGATATTTCATTGCTTGGTTTTGATGAAATTGAAATGCTGAATATTCTTAATATCAAGATATCGGTGATCGACCGTCCCACCTTTGCCATGGGTGAAGTGGCCATTACACTGCTGATGGAAAAACTGGAATCCGGTAAAAATACGGACAACATCCAGCGGACCATTCTGATGCCGAAACTGATTCTGCGCGGTTCCGAAAAATTAAAAGGGCTCAGGTGATTTTTTATACCATAATGTGGAACCGATTACATATTTTTAAATGGAGGAATGATTATGAAACAGCAACACATTACCGTATTCGGAAGCTTTGTTGTTGATCTGATGTCAAGAGCGCCCCATCTGCCCGTACCCGGAGAGACCGTAAAAGGGTCGGTGTTCCGGATCGGACCCGGCGGCAAAGGCTTCAATCAGGGGGTCGCGGCCAAGAAAGCCGGCGCGGATGTCACAATGGTGACAAAAATCCGGCGCGATACCTTCGGCAATATCGCACTGAATACGATGAAGGAACTGGATATGGATGCAAGCCATGTGTTTTTTTCGGAAAAAAGTGAAACCGGTGCCGCATTGATCATGGTGGATGAAACGACCAGCCAGAACGCGATCATGGTTACGCTGGGCGCATGTTCCGAAATTACGAAGGAAAACGTGGACTCCGTTGAGGAAGTCGTCAAAAACTCAGGGTATCTTTTAACGCAGCTGGAAACCAATGTGGATGCCGTGGAGCGCGTCGTGGACATGGCGCACCGTTACGGCGTGACCGTTGTTTTCAATACGGCTCCCGTACAGCCGATCAGCGACGAGCTCCTGAGAAAGGTCGACATCATTACGCCCAATGAGGTGGAAGCGGAAATTCTGACAGGCATTCAGGTTGACAGCGAGGAAAACGCACAGAAAGCGGCGGAGTATTTCTTCGGAAAAGGGGTAAAAACCGTTGTCATTACCCTTGGAAAACGGGGTGTGTTCGTTTCAACGAAGCAAAAGCACGGAATTCTTCCCGTACCCAAGGTGGATGTGCTTGACACTACGGGCGCGGGAGACGCCTTCAACGGCGCGCTGGTTGCGTCTCTTGCGGAGGGCAAGGATATCTGGGAAGCCTGCGGGTTTGCAAACGCGGCGGCGTCCATTTCCGTCACACGGATGGGGACGACTCCCTCCATGCCTGTGCGCAGCGAGATCGATCAGTTCTTGTCGGAACATAAATGAAGCAAACGTCCTGAAAACAGTCAAAGGAGAGAACGCAAATGTTAAAAGGTGGAATTTTAAACGCGCAGCTTGCCCATGTGCTGGCTGATCTCGGCCATAAGGATACGCTGGTTGTCAGCGATGCCGGTCTGCCCGTTCCGGACGGAGTGGAAAAGGTAGATTTGGCGTGGAAGCCGAACGAACCAAAGTATCTTGACGTTCTGAAAGAAATTCTGGACAGCATTGTGGTGGAAAAGGCGATTCTTGCAAAAGAACTGAAAACGGTCAGCCCGGACATGCATCGGAAGATTTTAGAAGTGCTTCCAAAGGATATTCCGATAGAGTATGTAGACCATGTGGACCTGAAAGAAAAAACCAAATCCTCCAGGGCGATTGTCCGCACCGGGGAATTCACCCCTTATCCGAGCGTTATTTTGGTTTGTGCATGTGCCTACTAAGTAAGGAGGTCAAAGAATGCCGGAAGACGATATCATTTTAAAACTGGATTCCATTGTCAAAATTTTTCCGGGCGTAAAAGCACTTGACGGTGTACACCTTGAAATAAAAAAAGGCGAAATTCATGCTCTGTGCGGTGAAAACGGCGCGGGCAAATCCACGCTGATGAAGATTATTTCCGGCGCGCATCCCTACACTTCCGGGAACATGTATTTTGAGGGTGAAAAAATTTCTTTCCACTCTACGAAAGAAGCCAGAGACAAAGGAATTTCCATGATTTATCAGGAATTCAACTTGATCCCATATCTTTCAGTTGCCGAAAATATTTTTCTGGAAGCTCTTCCAAAAAAGAAGAACGGGCTGTTTGACTGGAAAACGCTGAATCAGAAAGCAAAAGAACTGCTAAAACGGCTGAAGCTGAACGTTGATCCACAGCTTCCGGTCAATAAGCTGTCTGTTGCACAGGCGCAGATGGTTGAAATCGCCAAGTGCCTGTCCAGAAACGCAAAGGTTATCATTATGGATGAGCCGACAGCGGCGCTGACCGATGAGGAAATCGACATCCTGTTTTCCATCATCCGGTCGCTCTCGCAGGAAGGTATTTCGATCATTTACATATCCCATCGTCTGGATGAAATCTTCAAGCTGGCTGACCGGGTCACGGTTTTCCGGGACGGAAAAAATGTGGCGACAAAAAATATCGGGGACATTGGCTATCAGGAGCTGGTGTCGATGATGGTGGGTAAGGACATTTCGGACCTGTATCCCCACAGAGAGTATTCCGGGAAGGAAACGGTTTTGGAAGCAAAGAACATTACGGGGCGCGGAGTAAAGGACGTCAGCTTCGCGTTGAAAAGGGGAGAAATCCTCGGCATCGCCGGGCTGATGGGGTCCGGAAATATCGAGCTTTCCAAAATTTTGTACGGAGCCATCCCCATGGAAAAGGGCGAAATAAAAATCGGGAATGCACCGGCGGACTGCAGCACTCCGCGCAAAGCGCTCCGTTCCGGAATCGGATTTGTTTCCGACGACCGGAAAAACGAGGGACTGATTCTCATCCGGAGCGTAAAGGAAAATATTTCGCTGTCATCGCTGAAAAAAATATGCAGCCATTCTTTCGTGAACCATAAGGCAGAGGAGAAAATGGTAACCAAGAACATTCGCTCCCTGAATATTAAGGTAAGTTCCTACAACCAGCTGGGACAGAATTTAAGCGGCGGAAATCAGCAAAAGGTGGTCTTTGCAAAAATCCTTGAAACGGTCCCGTCGATCTGTATTATGGATGAGCCTACCCGCGGAGTTGATGTCGGCGCAAAGTCGGAAATTTATCAAATCATGAACCGGATGACGGAAGAAGGGAAAAGTATCATTCTGGTTTCATCAGATTTACCGGAGCTCATTGGGATGAGCGACCGAATACTGATTATGAGGGAAGGAAAAATTGTCATGTCCTTAAATAGAAATGAATCTAATCAGGAATTGATTTTGGCCTATGCCGCAGGAGGTGTTGGTGAATGAATGCGAAAGAGAAAACTTTTCGGGTTTTAACCGTACATAGAACGAGCATCATTCTTGTCCTGATCCTGATTGTCGCCGCATTCCTGTCGCCCGCCTTTTTAAGCGCCTCCAACATGCTGAACGTGATCCGGCAGGTTTCCATTACCGCCATTATCGGCGCAGGGATGACGTTTGTGATCCTGACAGGCGGAATTGATCTTTCGGTGGGCTCCGTTGTGGGACTGGCCGGCGCGTTTTCCGCCGGTGTGCTGCAGACGACGGATTCCGTTCCGCTCGCCGTCGGCATCGGTCTTTTAACCGGTCTTATCTGTGGATTCATCAACGGATTCTTTATTGCAAAGTGCGGCATTCCAGCCTTTATCGCCACATTGGCAATGATGACCCTCCTGAGAGGCTGCATTCTGGTTTATACCAACGGCACGCCGATCTCCGTACAGTCGGATATCTATAAGGCTGTGGGAAAAGGCAGCCTTGCCGGAATCCCCGTTCCGATTATTATTCTATTGTTCGTTTATCTGGCCGCCTATATTTTACTTACGCACACCGCTTACGGGCGCACGGTTTACGCAATCGGCGGAAACCGTGAGGCGGCCAGGCTTTCCGGAATTTCCGTTGTGAAGAACGAATGGATTGTCTATATCATCATCGCTTTGCTTTCCAGTCTGGCCGGAATCATCCTCACCGCAAGGCTTGGTACAGCGGCCGCCACGGCGGGGGAAGGATATGAAATGGATGCCATCGCCTCCGTTATCATCGGCGGAACCAGTCTGGCGGGAGGCCAGGGCTTTATTCTTCCGACGGTAATCGGCGCGCTGATTCTTGGAGTGCTTGACAATATCCTCACACTGATGAACGTAAACCCGTTTGCCACCAATATTGTGAAGGGCGTTGTCATTCTTATCGCCGTATTGGCCGACAAGAAATTCAAGGACTTGTCAGCTAAAGTTAATCAATAAATTGGCAGAAAGAAAGGGAGAAGTTTATGAAAAGGTCAAAAAAATTATTGGCGTTAGTACTATCCGCAGCGATGATTGCCGCGACAGCCGCGGGCTGTTCCACCGGAGCCGCAACCAGCACCGCTGAATCAAAAGCGGCGGAGAGCGCTGCACCCGCCCAAAGCTCGAACAAACAGCTCGTCATTGGTCTTTCAATGAATACGCAGACTAATCCGTTCTTTGTCAGCGTGAAAGAGGGCGCCCAGAAAGGTGCGGATGAGCTGGGAGCCAAGCTGGTCGTAACCGACGCGCAGAACGATGCGTCCACCCAGATGAAGGATGTTGAAAACCTGATTACACAGAAACCGGACCTCATCATCATCGACCCGGCCGACAGCGACGCGATCGTATCTGCCATTCAGGAAGCGAATGACGCGAAAATTCCGGTGATTACGATCGACCGTGCCGCGAAGGGCGGGGAAGTCGTCAGCCACATGGGCTTTAACGCGATCAAAGCGGGCGGCCTTGAGGGACAGTTTATCGCCGATACGCTGAAAGGCAAAGGAAATGTAGTGGAAATTCAGGGCATTATGGGCACGAATGTTGCGCAGGACAGAAGCAAAGGCTTTAACGATGTCATTGCAAAATATCCGGACATCAAGAAGGTTGCCACGCAGAGCGCGGATTTTGACAGAGCCAAGGCAATGAAGGTCATGGAAAATATTCTTCAGGCGAACAAGGATATTCAGGCCGTCTACGCGGCGAACGACGAGATGGCGCTCGGATGCCTCGAAGCCATTGAAGCAGCCGGGCGGACAAAGGACATCGTACTGGTGGGCAATGACTGCCTCGACGATACCATGAAAGCAATTAAGGAAGATAAGATGAAGGCCACCATCAACGAGCCCCCTTATTTCCTGGGCAAAAACGCGGTTCAGACCGCCGTCAAATATCTGAAGGGCGAAAAGGTTGAAAAGAGCGTGATCCTTGAATCCACTCTGGTTACAAAAGAAAACGTCGATTCCGTAAAGACCAGAGATTAGTCTGATTTTACCGGTGGGCCGCGGCACCAGAGCGGCCCACCGATTTTCGGTGAAAATACGGGCGGAGCCTGCCTTTCATGAATGATACAGGAGGAAAATAATGGAACTGGAAACTTATATCGATCACACACTTTTAAAACCGAACGCAACCAAAGGACAGATAGAAACACTCTGTAAGGAGGCAAGGGAACACCATTTTGCTTCCGTTTGCGTCAATTCGTATTATGTGCCCTTGGCAAATACGCTTTTAAAGGATTCCGGAGTCACTGTGTGCTGTGTCGTCGGCTTTCCGCTCGGCGCAATGTCCACACAGGGAAAGGCCTCTGAAACAAAACAGGCGGTACAGGACGGCGCCGGCGAGGTGGATATGGTGATCAATATCGGTGCATTGCTTGACGGGGATTATGAGGCCGTGCTTCAGGATATCCGGGCGGTTGCCCGCGAAGCACATCCAAAGGCGTTATTAAAAGTAATTATTGAAACCTGTCTTTTGAACGATGAACAAAAAGTAAAAGCCTGTGAACTCGCTGTGGAGGCGGGCGCCGATTTTGTAAAAACGTCGACCGGTTTCAGTACCGGAGGCGCTACTGTCCGCGATGTTGGGCTGATGAAACGTACCGTACAGGGAAAAGCAAAGGTAAAGGCTTCCGGCGGTGTCCGGACCTATGAGGATGCCATGAATATGATTCATGCCGGCGCGGACCGGATCGGTACAAGCAACGGCGTCAAGATGATGGAACACTGAGAAAATATTCTGTAAAAATACAAAGGGAAATGCCGCGTTGCACAGCCGATCACTGCCGCAGCACGGCATTTCCCTTATCAGGCTTACAGCAAGCCCAGAAGCCTTACGGTGCCGGCAAAGAGGAAACAGATCACCATGCCCGCGGCGGTGGGAACCGCGAACGAGACAGCCGTCCATTTCCAGCTCTGCGTTTCCTTCCGGATGGTCAGGCAGGTTGTGGAGCACGGCCAGTGCATTAAGGAAAACAGCATGGTGCATACGGCGGTCAGCCAGGTCCACCCATTGCTGAGAAGAAGGTTTTTCAGCTCTTCCAGGCTTCCCAGTTCCAGAATACTCCCTGTGGACATGTACGCCATGATGATGATCGGCACCACGATTTCATTGGCGGGAAATCCCAGAATAAACGCGAGCAAAATCACCCCGTCCAGCCCCAGAAGATTTGCGAACGGGTCGAGGAAATTCGAGCAGTGGAGCAGCAGGCTGGCTCCGCCGGCATGGATATTGGCCAGCAGCCAGATAATCAACCCGGCGGGGGCGGCCACGACCACCGCTCTGCCCAGAACGAACAGGGTGCGGTCGCAGATGGAGCGGACGATCACTTTCCCTATCTGCGGCCTGCGGTAGGGGGGAAGCTCCAGTGTAAAGGAGGAGGGGATTCCTTTCAGGATGGTGACGGAGAGAAGCTTTGAGATGATAAAGGTCATAAAGATTCCCAGAATGATCGTGCCCGTCAGCAGGCAGGTGGAGAAAAAGGATTGAAACGGCGCGGAAACCGTTCCGACAAAGAACATGGAGATAATCGCGACCAGGGTGGGGAACCGCCCGTTGCAGGGAACAAAGCAGTTGGTAATGGTGGCGATCAGCCTTTCCCGCGGCGAATCGATAATCCGGCATCCCGACACGCCGCACGCGTTGCAGCCGAACCCCATACACATGGTCAGCGCCTGTTTTCCGCAGGTGTGGGCTTTTTTGAAATATTTGTCCAGATTGAAGGCGATCCGGGGCAGGTACCCCAAGTCCTCCAGCAGGGTAAACAGGGGGAAGAAAATCGCCATGGGCGGCAG
Proteins encoded in this region:
- a CDS encoding APC family permease, whose translation is MEQTRHHYGLFTTVTMIIGICIGSGIFFKSDNILAATGGSVPLGVLVFVLGATSIIFGGLCISELASRADRPGGIITYVEEFASEKLACGMGWFQIFVYFPTIAAVVSWVVGIYICLLFGWEGTLENQMLIGFLFYTLNFVMNSLSARLGGGFQNFSTISKMLPLAVIAVCGLFFGNPAKGFQSVAPSTLGGAAWLSAIGPIAYSFDGWSISTSIAPEIRDSKKNLPRALVIAPVIILITYVAYFVGVSSLLDPQKIVALQDAHVYTVAKNLFGGFGAQLVLIFVIIAVMGTANGIILGYIRLPYSMALRGKGMFPLAGKLSKQDGKHGMPVNSAIFCYVITTFWAAIHFITVKFGLLPNSDVSEIAIVMSYIFYIILYYKVFALYRAGEIKSAFRGVAVPILATLGSLFILSGGLQSKLFFLYAAFCILVVLAALLYYRRHHLSVS
- a CDS encoding LacI family DNA-binding transcriptional regulator, with the translated sequence MLTIKDIAKIAKVSPATVSRVINNSGYVKMETRAIVEETIRENGYVPNVLARNLSKNETNTIGVVVPDINNPFFGEVIKGITMKAEKSNLNILLCDTNEREENERRSLKMLKGQKLKGIIITPTSDANEFNAEYLKFMESIGIPIVLIDRDVKHSKFDGVFIDNIAGTFEGMQALIQNGHRRIAIIAGPKTSKPGRDRLRGYKQALEAYQIPLDENLIFYGDFRLESGYEITKKIFAMSPLPTAIFSSNNMMTLGCIKYLNETGKKIGEDISLLGFDEIEMLNILNIKISVIDRPTFAMGEVAITLLMEKLESGKNTDNIQRTILMPKLILRGSEKLKGLR
- the rbsK gene encoding ribokinase: MKQQHITVFGSFVVDLMSRAPHLPVPGETVKGSVFRIGPGGKGFNQGVAAKKAGADVTMVTKIRRDTFGNIALNTMKELDMDASHVFFSEKSETGAALIMVDETTSQNAIMVTLGACSEITKENVDSVEEVVKNSGYLLTQLETNVDAVERVVDMAHRYGVTVVFNTAPVQPISDELLRKVDIITPNEVEAEILTGIQVDSEENAQKAAEYFFGKGVKTVVITLGKRGVFVSTKQKHGILPVPKVDVLDTTGAGDAFNGALVASLAEGKDIWEACGFANAAASISVTRMGTTPSMPVRSEIDQFLSEHK
- the rbsD gene encoding D-ribose pyranase, whose product is MLKGGILNAQLAHVLADLGHKDTLVVSDAGLPVPDGVEKVDLAWKPNEPKYLDVLKEILDSIVVEKAILAKELKTVSPDMHRKILEVLPKDIPIEYVDHVDLKEKTKSSRAIVRTGEFTPYPSVILVCACAY
- a CDS encoding sugar ABC transporter ATP-binding protein — protein: MPEDDIILKLDSIVKIFPGVKALDGVHLEIKKGEIHALCGENGAGKSTLMKIISGAHPYTSGNMYFEGEKISFHSTKEARDKGISMIYQEFNLIPYLSVAENIFLEALPKKKNGLFDWKTLNQKAKELLKRLKLNVDPQLPVNKLSVAQAQMVEIAKCLSRNAKVIIMDEPTAALTDEEIDILFSIIRSLSQEGISIIYISHRLDEIFKLADRVTVFRDGKNVATKNIGDIGYQELVSMMVGKDISDLYPHREYSGKETVLEAKNITGRGVKDVSFALKRGEILGIAGLMGSGNIELSKILYGAIPMEKGEIKIGNAPADCSTPRKALRSGIGFVSDDRKNEGLILIRSVKENISLSSLKKICSHSFVNHKAEEKMVTKNIRSLNIKVSSYNQLGQNLSGGNQQKVVFAKILETVPSICIMDEPTRGVDVGAKSEIYQIMNRMTEEGKSIILVSSDLPELIGMSDRILIMREGKIVMSLNRNESNQELILAYAAGGVGE
- a CDS encoding ABC transporter permease, whose protein sequence is MNAKEKTFRVLTVHRTSIILVLILIVAAFLSPAFLSASNMLNVIRQVSITAIIGAGMTFVILTGGIDLSVGSVVGLAGAFSAGVLQTTDSVPLAVGIGLLTGLICGFINGFFIAKCGIPAFIATLAMMTLLRGCILVYTNGTPISVQSDIYKAVGKGSLAGIPVPIIILLFVYLAAYILLTHTAYGRTVYAIGGNREAARLSGISVVKNEWIVYIIIALLSSLAGIILTARLGTAAATAGEGYEMDAIASVIIGGTSLAGGQGFILPTVIGALILGVLDNILTLMNVNPFATNIVKGVVILIAVLADKKFKDLSAKVNQ
- a CDS encoding substrate-binding domain-containing protein, giving the protein MKRSKKLLALVLSAAMIAATAAGCSTGAATSTAESKAAESAAPAQSSNKQLVIGLSMNTQTNPFFVSVKEGAQKGADELGAKLVVTDAQNDASTQMKDVENLITQKPDLIIIDPADSDAIVSAIQEANDAKIPVITIDRAAKGGEVVSHMGFNAIKAGGLEGQFIADTLKGKGNVVEIQGIMGTNVAQDRSKGFNDVIAKYPDIKKVATQSADFDRAKAMKVMENILQANKDIQAVYAANDEMALGCLEAIEAAGRTKDIVLVGNDCLDDTMKAIKEDKMKATINEPPYFLGKNAVQTAVKYLKGEKVEKSVILESTLVTKENVDSVKTRD
- the deoC gene encoding deoxyribose-phosphate aldolase gives rise to the protein MELETYIDHTLLKPNATKGQIETLCKEAREHHFASVCVNSYYVPLANTLLKDSGVTVCCVVGFPLGAMSTQGKASETKQAVQDGAGEVDMVINIGALLDGDYEAVLQDIRAVAREAHPKALLKVIIETCLLNDEQKVKACELAVEAGADFVKTSTGFSTGGATVRDVGLMKRTVQGKAKVKASGGVRTYEDAMNMIHAGADRIGTSNGVKMMEH